A segment of the Nasonia vitripennis strain AsymCx chromosome 2, Nvit_psr_1.1, whole genome shotgun sequence genome:
ACTATAGAAGTGTGGCAAATTTGCAtaagaaatataaattactaatgtaaattttataaataaataaacataaaaaataatgatgcaTAATGAATGCATCATGTTGCATTGAATGAAAACTAGTTTGTCAAGATTTAtactatttatatataatacttttttctgtacatgcaaatttattaactagttaataattaaaaaattccatTAAAGTTTTAACAGTCTTGTTCACATACAAGTCTAATcatatatcattattttacaAACTTACATAAATGATATGCTTCTTGTATATCAAGTTTTTGGAATCACtgcatcatttgaatttttttcaattttgttaaaacaaaaaagtgcttttttattttcttgtatttccatttgtttgattttttcgAACAACATTATTGAATGACGTTTTTGAAAGAACCTGTCTGTTAACCAGCGATCTTGCTTTCTCCTTAAATTATCTATACAAGATGTTAATTTTGCAGTTTCAAATTTacattgtttttcttttaatttgcTTGACTCTTTAATAGCAACAATTTGCCTATTTAGATGTCTTGAGGAAATTAACAAAGAATGGATTacctaaaagaaaaaatcatttttataaaatgaaatttaCAATTCTCCAAGTactaattaatttgtttacatTGTCTTTTCGTTTGTTTTGCTTGTGTAAATCTTTCAACTgattattcaaattaaaaataatttcatttttgtttttgacaGCCAGTTCATTGTTGCATGTTGTACAACTGTGTGTATgattttctaaaatatttttttttagagattcaGTCAGTTTTATTGATTCAGCCacaagatttttaattttcgcctGTAATTAAAAGTACATGTATGCAGCAAAAATACTAGGAAATGTAtataaatccaaaaatatttttctcaaacGTTTAATTACTTGAATTCCTAATGATtccatattattattatttttcctccTGTTGCTTTCCTTCATCAATCGAATACGCTTCCttgaacaaattttaacaCAGTTAGTTTCATGTGGCACTAcgcaaaaaagtaaaaaatgttcaacagTCACTTACATCATAAGGCAGCATTTTCGTTTTGCATCTGATAGAAGTTTAtctttggttttgatgatattttgATATGTTTGCTTAGtcttcaataatttttgttcattgTTACGTATTttaatctgaaaaattaaagctctttcagttgtaattaattttgctctacttgaaataataataataaaaataattacctCTAGTGAACCATTTCTTTGTTTTAAATCATctatttcattttcttttttacttaaACAAGCAGACAGTCTAAAACATGAAACTTGTGGTGTGACCAAcatatggaaaaaaattgatttttaataaaatttccaTGATTATACCTGAGCATATTGTCCTGTTCTATATTGTAGCAAGTTAATACTGATAGTGGTGCTGTGATTTCACGGAATGTTTTCTGTAAATTGGATAATAGCAATTCTtgtttttctaataaattcaatgaAACATTAAGTTCTGATTCCGCTGAAATATACGCAAAGGATCATGAATTAATTAGCAgtatattaaaagaaaaataatcaatacaTGAATGTATTACCAAGAATTACGTGGTCTGATAAtcctttttctttgttatGAATAACTGTTTGGACTGAAAACTTGATAAAAGCCTGTTTTGCATTCATTACTTTATCATAAATACTTTTATGGATTTCTAGAGCTTTGCACAAGCTGGAAAAGAATATCATATcatgttgaaaaaaaattataatgtcaagtaattattaaaaaacgcaagttttacttttcatttaaaaaaagacaGTTGAATTGAACTGCATACGAGTTGTCTATTTTTACAGACAATTGCTTGAGTATATTTGGTTCATTTCCTGCAGAATTACAGCAGGTAGCACCAACTGAAGTTTTTGAACTAGTTGCCTTGACATCCTTCATCACCAATTTATTTTCACTTGCTGTGCTTGCAGGTAAATTCTAGAATAATTGAATTattcacaaaatattttttcactaTCTGTATATAACTATTATAACaactataatttaaaaaatctattCTTACCATTTCTGTAGTATAAGTATTCGTTTGTTGAATGTTTTCTTTGTGCGATTTTGTTGAGAGGTATTTTTGCCAGATTTCAGGAGGTAAATTTAGTGGACGAATTATTCGTTGTCGCCTCGGCCTGCACCCGGCACGTTTCACTTGGCTTACTtgtctttttgtttttcccaTACTGTGTTAACACTTGGTACAATCTCAAAATGTTGTACAGGTTGAAGGAGTTGGAAGCTTGTACTAGAGTACTAACCTATATGTAAAGGACACCACACTGTAAGAAGTATCGCATTTCTTTATATTCTTTCGTTATTTGCGTATGTTGAGATCTGATTCACAGAATTCCAGATTTCAAATACCATAACAGACTATAGAGTGTAGACCGCCGCCGACGGAAGATAGTCTTTTTGTATTTGTGTATAGTATATTTACTGTACctagtatacctatatatatatatatatatatatgtatatatatatatatatatatatatatatatagtacaaTACAAGCGCCCTCACCGCAATCACGTGGCGAAATTACAAACTAGGGGGCCCGAGtcgaatttaaatattaaattgtCAAATTGAGTATAATTGAGTCAAATATGTCATAagtaaagtttttaaaatgttgaGTATcagaaatatattaaatattcgAGAAATCGCGCTTTATTCATCAACTGGTCTATCTATGCAGCTAATACAATTATAATGAATTACAGCAAAcacataataaaattaatttttatacaaacatttttatttttttttattcttacaAAATTGTGgaagtattatttatataatcaaaaacTGTACAAATtacattacttttttttttattgatgattcATATTGTGTATTCTCCAAGTGCCCCCACAAGGGCAACCTTTTGCCCACCTTTGCTCCCATGCTCTTATCGCTGCAGTCCTTGTAGTGTTATGTACTTGGGATTTTGCTCCACAcctatattaaaaataatcaaaattaaaaacactCGAGTAAGTATATGCAAGTTGGAAATATTGATTGAACAAACCTAGTGCATTGTTTTACAAGAAGAGGTTGTTTTCCTAAATATAAATGCCTAACAGCATCAACTATTTGTCCATTATGCATACATCCTTCAACTGGATTTAATTCTGGTATAAAAGTTAAATCTGGTTCACTGCCATACTCCAactaaaatgtatttatattttatgtatttttatgtatatgatgtatagtttttatattattaatataaataattgtaataatttattacttgGAGCGGaaaactttgataaaacaaaataGGAGTTGCTACGGCAGTAATACTGTTTGCTTGATATACTTGTGGAATCATTATTTGATTTGGCAAAAGACAGCAGTCATCTGGAAAAAGTATTTGCAGGTAAATAATCAAGTCTGagtatttgaataaataatactttCAGTGCTTTTTTTTACCTATTAACTGATCATCAACTTGTTGTTGTGTCTCAGCATTTGGTTGAACTAGCTTGGAGAGAAGTTGAAACAATAATCCTAACACATCAATATTATCTGCACTTCTGAGGAATACTGGTAAGCACGAAGGTCGCAATAATCCCCAAATACGTATGATTACAAGAAGTTCTCGTAACATGTTAAGTGCTTTATGATCTTGGACGAGTTCATACTAACAagatatgaaaaaaatcattggataaaaatcatttttaacaaCGAGACAAAATGTAGAATGTAAACTTACACCACTTGGTTGTTTCATTTGCATTCTCCGTTCGGGTAATCTCACCAATAAATTTAATGCTAGATCTGCTACCCACTGGATTAATTGTTGTAATGACTGTAGAGTAATGGGTTCTACTGTGAATTCCTTGGGTTCAATGTGGAGCAAAACCTGGAAAATAATAATGGTATTGGTGATCATTTTCGAGATTTGCTATttacgaatttttttctttttttggacATTACCTTGTCTACATCAGTAATAATATTATCTGTTATAACAGATGGTAAACGTTCAGCTGGTACTTTGTCATGAAAAGTGTCAGATGGCCTTAATAAAGACTTGAATGCTGTTGCAACTGAATTCACCATAAATAACGAAGTCAGGTCTGCTGCTTTACTCTGTCCACTGACAAGCATTCTGTTGAAAAATGTTAGTAATACATGTTATTTTATGTGAACAAGCTAGTAAcattatttactaaatttgtATGTACTTTACCTATAAAGAGAAATTTTTATGCACAAAAACTGCATGTAATGATATTGCTGTACAGGTAAAGATTGTCTATTAAATGAAGCATCAAAACGTTCACATAATGCTTCAATCATTGATGATCTAAGGCATAAAAGTAAATCCAACCAGTCTAATCCTGTTAATAAACAGTACTCTAACAAAGTACACGCATAACCTAATGTTATAGCTGAACCTGCAACATATTAATCAGCTTCGTTAGTAAGACAGGGTTAATTTTTAGATATCAAGATAAGTTGATtctatatacatgtatgtatacCTTCTGGAGataatttataaacatataaaCTTCCTCTGGTATCAACaagtaaaaatatacatcCCAACCATGACATATCTATGCAAGAAATTGTGGATGATGTTCTTGAACATTTGTTCAAGGGTTCATCCTGACGCCAGCTAGTATTTAATGATGAAACAGCAATTTCTTTTAAACCGTCGTGACTAAGACAATGAATCGAAGAGTCTGCTAAAGTCACTAAAATATAACTTGTTGGCGTGACTATAGATAATTTTGTTGTTGCTATAGCTGTTATAGAATATAGACATCTGTATAAAGCTTGATGTTGCCAGACCTGAAAACACACATAAgtttttctcaaaaatttATGATTCAGTATTATTAATGCTTGTACTTGTAGTTGCATGgaagaattaaatttataaaaaaatttcttacaaCTGCTTTGAAAGGTTCGCCGCAAGGTTTCGATTGAAACAATTTATGAACTGGATGGGTCTTTTCACTTAATTCCCAGACTTCAATAAATCCATTACCATCATTATTTGCAGCTACAATTAACGAATCTGCAGTTTCTGATACAGCAAATTTAAGATGTGTAATGGTGGCATTGGctagaaaaagaaatttcttGGTAGGAGAATGCCATTTTTTATTGTGAAATTCATAAGACACATACTTGAATCATCTTTCGGTGCTCCATCTTGTAAAAAGAAACTAGGCAAGGCTTGTGAAGCTATAATGCATCGTTCGTCAGTCTTGCGAATAGAAACCCGAAAACATCTTATTGGTAATGTAAAACTACCACTGCTTACAGCTACCAAAAATTGACCatctgtaataaaaaaatgttgcaaTTTGAATGTtgagtaaaattaaaaaattacaagctGTTCACATAACAAAAACTGAATGTACTTTTTGCATAGCTAATGTCAACAGCAGTGATTCTTTGGCGTATATTTCCTATACTTTCAGTCGCAGAACAAATAGGATTTTGTTTATCTTGTGTTATCATCACAGCACCCAACATTCCTGTATTAGATACTATAAAAACTCCCTGAGCTGCTCTTCCACCAAACTGCTTGACTGATGGTGCATAAGGAAGATGAGAAAATTTTTCGTTGTACAGCGTACTATCTTTTTTGTCAGGAACTAGACTAGTCTAAATAGAGAAATACATTCCATATTAATTTCAAATACACTGGCAAATAACGAATATATCAAGCGATTTGTAATACCCTTTTTCCATTATGAAACCAAGCAACTGCCAAGATATGTTCACCAGGAAAATAATGAGAGCCAATGAGCATCCattcatttaaaatataatcttTAAATGTCCAAAGCTGAACAAGCCCTGTTGAATCCGCAATCACAAGTTTTTCTCCAGATAAATCCCATTTTAAGGCCGTAATAGTACCTTTATTAGTTAAAACTctagagaaaaagaaatgggaaaataaatgaattttttgtcaaaattcaagaataaaatattaatatgaaatatgaaaaattcaattacttGTAGGGATGCCATGGCATATTTAAGTCGCAGACATAAACATGACAGCCCCATGTTTTACTATTTGTGTCATTTAGTTCTGTTGTTGCTGTGAATGCAACGATATTTCGACTAGATAATGAGCACAAAGAATGCTCATCGTGGGTACTGGAACAAATGTATAATTAATGTTTTCAATGTTTctgttatatatttttgatgaaccaactttatttacaaatttcaAATACCTCTCTTGATTAAAAGATGATTTTGCAAATGTTTTTCTGTTTACTGTATATAGCAAATCCATATTTGCTCCCAAgtcataaatattataactTGAACTTTCTAAAATTTATGCATTTCTTCTAAATTTTGAGTTATTAAATGTTCATTACTGCAGATATGACAAGTAATTGAGCTGGAAAAttggttataaaaaaatattacgaaAATTGTGCACTGCAGCGATACTTAATTGACAACATGAAAAATCAGCTGGCTACACAAATATACACCGGCCTATTTGGATGCGTCCCTATATACTCGCGTCAAGCTTGGTATAACCTCTAAGTACACATCATACGTAGATATGTACCGATGTGTACGTGTCGACGTCTCGACCAGGAAAAGAAGACTGTAGAGTGTAAAGAAGGAGTCAACGGCgggatataaaatatataggaGTTTGAATTTGCCAGAAAATACTGAAAACTTTTTCAGTCATATTCCGCCGCATGGTGGCGCTTCAAACATTTGTCTTCATTGTGACGTCACTTGCCAGAATGATTTAAAAACGAGCGTTTTCAATgaactaaattttattttatatatcgGAAATTATAccttttacaataaataaatgacttattatctaataatttacaaattcaATGAACACTGTTATGAATTAACTGATAAATAAGTTTATATGTCGACATAGAAACTGAAACAAATTTGATCGTTGTGAGCAAAATGACTTGGCTAAAAATTCATTAtcttcacatttacaaacgcaTGATTACGATGCTGCTGTAACAAATCAGTATATATTATCATATATTGCTGGATTTGTTGTGaataaaattgagaaatttaCTGATTGTACAGAATGCATACTTAAGTTGTCTTACCAAAAATAGTAAATCAGAGCAGCATCGGTTTATCAACCTTATTGACGAAGGATCCCTGCAGTATCCAAGTTTGCCATTAGAAAAACTGATTGAGCAATTGGAACAAGcgacataatttatttataacaaattGTTGATGAAGTAAGTCGTTTGGAGAACGGTCATTTTGATTGTCTGCCTCCATCACTCTGTCAAATCAGTTTAAAAATGCCGCGATTTTtaacaagatggcggccatccTGAAGTGTATACAGCTGTTCGCAACTCCGCCTATCGGCGAATCATTTTCTTCTGAATAGTTTTAAGGATTTTGCTATAACGAATGACTATGGTATAATACATGCAGTCCAGATCGTGACAGTCACGGTAAAAGACATGGTCGCATTTTCGGTTTTAATATGATTTGGCGCTCAAtttaagtatataatatacagcATCAAATAAGATCATGAAGTCATGAATTTAAACGCGTAAATTAATTAGAGACAGTACAAGAACTAGTCCATAATTTGATGTAAGAGTGATTCCAATATAGTTTATAAGCCAATATTTACAGAATGTATATCTtgatatatctatatagagaTTAGTTCCCTTgcaagtatttttttctaacgccatttgtttttaaaaatcgacgatttaaaaatatcgtacaataaaaaaattcaagctaTAATAGTAGAATATACATACGCATACTTGCAtgtttattcattttaaataaatcgCGCTCTCGTGTTTGCGCAAGTTCTCTTTCGCGTTCCTAAAATGATCACATTTTGATAAAATCCGGGATATATTTGATACTTATATATGCTTGTATGTATGCATGACTTCCGTTGGCCTTGCGTTGCGCGATTGGCAAGTACCGACTGACCTGACCGACAGAGCGACGATGAAACGATGAACGACGTTGCAAAAGTTGCCGACGTCTTGCGGGAGCAGTCAGTGTAATATAGCGTGAAATGAAAtcaagtatataaaaaatcagGCTTTTTCCCAAGAAATATACTGTTTATCAAAATTTCCATTGCTTCTCTCTTAAAGCATTACGGACCTCTTATATAAAATTACGAAATGATTTCTTTGCAATCTCACAATCAGGTATGTATATAAGTCTATTATCATCAAGTAATACTTgaacatttattttatagcTCATTTAGTGTTGCTAATCAGAAAACTGGCGTTAATCTTGATTGTCAAGACTAGAGATGTGATAAACTGAATTTAAATTCAAGGTCCCAAGTTTGTTAATCCTATCTGGTCTTATAACCTTCAGTACTCGACTGTATTTTTATACTCTTGAGATTAGCAACTTGCAAGTTTCCTTTGTATCTTGCAATAATACAAAATAGCTTGACATATATATATCAATACACTtgatgtgtgtatatatatatgtgtgtgtgtgtgtatatatatatgatatatatacAATGAACATTGCAATTCATGTTTCGCAATTCGTAAAACCTgccaaattttttttgttttctatatttttatgatataaATCATATACTTGTTGTCATTTCTATCATTGCTTGCGTATCATTCTAAAAACAAACTTCTGTATGAATTAAACATTCATAGGTACTATATCATCTGACCCAATTCACTTCTGCTATTACACCAAGATCGGCCACACCATTGTCAGCTCAAgtaaagcaaaaaaatgatTCTATAAACAAGAAGACTGAGGATATACTTTGTCAAAGCAGTTTTTCGGAGGTACAATGTTGCAAAAGTTTGGTTAACATGcagtattttataaattataaattgaccCTCATTATTCTTTTTGTCATGTTACAGGCGGTTAAAAGCTGCAATGAATTAGCCTtggataaattaaatatacaaaatttaataactCCTTTGAGGATCAGCAGAAATGATGTATGGGATATCTTGGAACAGCTCTCTAAAACAGAAAGTTCTGAAATTggaagaaaaaacaacaaatgGAAGGTATCCTATGTTTCTGGTTCTAGCTTCGCAGAAAATAAGAGAGGCTTGTCTACATCGCAACTATCTGATAGTAATCAGCTGAAAAcggtttatttttttatcaaaccACAACGacgatttttacgaaaattttgTTCTTTAACAATACACCCCAATAGTGCAGCACAAGTTAGATATTTCAAAACAGACCGTAGCATTAAAGCTGAACTTGATCGAAATCCTACATTAAGTACTCGAATACGAAAATGGATTGGTTTAAACACCCAATCAGTAAGTTGAGAGTGTATTTATCAGtcattattgtaaataaaaaccacATATTTATCTTTTGTTACTTGGATGTTAATAAACAGGATAGCAAGCTGGGAGAATTGTCTGGTGATGAGGCAATAAGCAATGCAGCAAATAGAGAATATCGGGATATAGAAAAATTGAGTAAACTGCTAGGCGATAAGTATGCCAAACTTGACGAACCACAGCGAATTAAAGTAGCTTTTGGTGAAGGTTACCTAGCTGGCCGAAATCAAAAACCTTTTGGACGAGTATacaaagtattaaaattttcacagCAGATTATAACAACTGTTATAgttcttataatttttattttttttataggtgCGTATAAATGTTAGTATTACTTTTGATGTATAcacatatttaaatttaataattatcatataattaattaactaaTTCAAGAATTGTTCTTTTTAATCTAAAATCCAAATATAGACATGCTTTTGCAAAAACATTttatgataattattattataattatctaTTACAATATCTATAAGTAAATCAtgcaattaaattttttctggaCTGATTTTCAGCAACAACAGAAGGAAGTATGTTCAAAATGAAACTTGGGAATAAGTCACAAGTCGATCCAGAAGaaattaatgtaaaatttaatgatGTAAAGGGGGTAAGTAGCACTAGAGACTCctgaaaaattgttaatttaaaacacagatacaaacaaatttatttatcaatttcTTACAGGTAGAAGACGCCAAGTCCGAGTTAATGGATGTTGTGGAATTTTTGAGAAATCCTGATAAATTTTCAGCTCTTGGTGGAAAATTGCCGAAAGGAGTATTACTTGTTGGTCCACCGGGAACAGGTAAAACTCTCTTAGCTCGAGCCGTAGCAGGGGAAGCTGGTGTGCCTTTCTTTTATGCAGCTGGACCAGAATTTGATGAAATATTTGTTGGTCAAGGAGCCCGTAGAGTAAGAGATTTATTCAGTAAGTATCAaaattggttttttattttgcaaatattGCAATGACTGGTTTGTGTTTAaccaaaatatatttttcagagGCTGCCAAGGAACATGCTCCTTGTGTAATTTTTATAGATGAAATAGATTCAGTTGGAGCAAAACGTACAAATTCTGTTATACATCCACATGCTAACCAAACTATTAACCAGCTTCTTTCAGAAATGGATGGGTACGTAAACGGCTTTTTTTTGCTGTCTCTAGACAAGTTATGAATGATAATATGATCCCATCTGTTCACCTAGATTTCACCGAAATGAGGGAGTAATTGTAATAGGAGCAACTAATAGGCGTCAAGATCTCGATAAAGCGTTATTAAGGCCTGGCCGTTTTGACTCAGAAGTTACAGTAAAAGCACCAGACTTGATGGAGCGCAAAGAAATCATAGATTTATATTTAGGAAAAGTTCTCACTCGCGACGTTAATGCCGAGCTGTTAGCAAAACGAACTATTGGATTTACCGGTGCCGATATAGAAAATATGGTATGCCTCTTGAAATGTTGAATCCGACAACATGTACAACCACTAGTTGTTAAATGATGAATTgccattttataaaatcattgtTTCATCATAGATCAACCAAGCTGCCTTACGAGCTGCTATTGAAGGTGCTGAATATGTGACGATGGATCATTTAGAACGTGCTAAAGATAAAGTTATAATGGGACCTGaaggtaaaaagaaaattctagACGAACAAGAAAATCGTCTAACTGCGTATCATGAAGGAGGTCACGCACTAGTATCGTATTTTACGAAAGATGCTGTGCCTTTGCATAAAGTCACAATTTTACCGCGAGGACAAGCATTAggatatgtatgtatatcaaTAATTTGCTGTACATAATATTTAAACCAGCAAGATTTATAAATCTAACATGTTTCGCATCCCTAGACCCAGTCTCTTCCCAACAAAGACACACATTTGATGACCAAAGCACAAATGCTTGCAAGTATGGATGTGTCTATGGGTGGTCGTGCCGCAGAAGAGCTTATATTTGGACAAGATCAAGTTACATCCGGAGCTTCAAGTGATTTTGTGGTAAATACTTTTGATGTAATAGTATCCTCATTTATCAAACACACACTTGAAAACAACTGgatcgattatttttttttagaatgctACAGCAATTGCAGAAGAAATGGTTCGGGTGTATGGCATGTCGGAAAAGTTTGGATTCAGGGTAATTAGATATCCAGGAGAGGAGGGTGGTATCGATTACAGTGCGAGCACAAAAGAGTTAATTGATAATGAAGTTAGACGACTTTTACAGGTAAGAAAAGAAGCGTAGAATAAcgtaattcaaaaatttaacttggaaatttttttttcaaggaaTCATACGACCGAGCTAaagcaattttaaaaaatcatagtAAAGAACACAAGCTATTAGCTGAGGCattgttaaaatatgaaaCTTTGGATGCAGAAGATGTCAAGACACTCGTAAGTGGAAAAAAATTGCGACACGAAACTGCCAACGATGTGAACCGAACGGTCGTCGACGTACCGAATAACAtcatgtaaaatatatattgttttGGACCGGTGTCATTATTTTCGAGAATATTGCTTTACTTTGATAATTTCATTTAACTCTAGActgcttttttattaaaagaaaaaaattattcaatcttGTATAATAACGGAAAATATGTTGAACACATTCCACAAGTACACttgcaaaattaaaatgatatACATTTCTCTCTATATTAATATGTTAAATTACTTGAACAGTCTAGATTTCAGGCAACATCATATCATTATATCTTGAAAGCACATGTTCTCTTTCTAACCGACTTGACATCAtatactataataaaaaagcagattgTAGGTCATTATCTGCGTTAtgcatatataatataagtctAAATCAATTACaatctatttataaaaaaattaatttaaaaactgtttAAACCATtgaaaactatatatatataatttttacagttaaaaaaatgtaaatcatACGTTTTTGATTACTTGTTTAtagtttcaaaaattattaaagcaataatttaaaaagaatgATATGCTTTTTATgatttatatatatgatagtttactgcaaataatgaggcgttttcattttcaaaacaaGTGTTCATCTTTTTAATAACTAGTTAGTAGTACCCTTTTTAACCGACCAATCAGACGACAAACCGAACAGATAAAGTGATCGAAACTTTTAGGTATAGAATTACTTTCAAAAAGCTCCTACTTAAAAACTAGAACAAGTTAATGATTTTTGGCTCCAGAAACGTAATAATTGATTTGGATCTTGTTTCAAAAACAATACGTGCATTAATTTTAGGCCATACAATATTAACGTTTTatttatcatatatatatatatattaattataaattataaaaaattatatatatttatttattcatatatatatttatatttcttaGACTTAGCGTATTCCTATCTACGTTTTTTCTACCTCAAGAACGTTATTCAACTATTATATTATCACTACTCAAGTTTACAATTctataaacattcgtgcaaaTTATCTATTGCcggtgcttttttaaaattcattttataataaattttttgtctgAAAATTATTGATTGAATGGTCCAGGAAAAATCTGGCTTTTCGCAATACTCGTAACAACGTTGGATTCTAGCAGTTGTTTTTCCGAGTTCATGGCCATGATTTTTACAGATTGTACGTACGATTCGTTTGGAAAATCTAGATACATTTACATAACTTGGGGTCGCTGATTTGATGCTTCGACAGAATGGCTTAAAACTGCAAGAATGCACCAGATTTGTTCTACATTTTTGACTTGGCATCAGACATACATACATTCGTATAAAACAatcaagtaaaaaataaatcaaataatcAAGAGAATATGTACATTTCCATACATATCTATAAGCACTCATGCAAATATCACAGTTTACTAAATCAtcaatacaaataataataataataggtTTCTCATCTTTGCATTATATTATCAGTAGCGCATGTTCGTACTATATAAATAGAATGTGTTTTGTACAAACACAAATATTCGAcattcgtttattttttcttttttttgtttgaaaaatttcttttttaaagctCAAAGTACGCTATTTGTTATGATATAAAGGTTGACTATATTCGCTCAGTACgtgtttaaaatttcaaaattaaaagtttattgaaaaatgtgctattttgtttaaaaataatgccTATCaagaattatattataatatcagACGCAAGTGCGTTGACTTTAGctgtatgtatattatatatgcaGCACGTAACACTAATATGATGGAAATAAACTGCTTTTTacgattt
Coding sequences within it:
- the LOC100122938 gene encoding ATP-dependent zinc metalloprotease YME1L isoform X2, whose translation is MISLQSHNQVLYHLTQFTSAITPRSATPLSAQVKQKNDSINKKTEDILCQSSFSEAVKSCNELALDKLNIQNLITPLRISRNDVWDILEQLSKTESSEIGRKNNKWKVSYVSGSSFAENKRGLSTSQLSDSNQLKTVYFFIKPQRRFLRKFCSLTIHPNSAAQVRYFKTDRSIKAELDRNPTLSTRIRKWIGLNTQSDSKLGELSGDEAISNAANREYRDIEKLSKLLGDKYAKLDEPQRIKVAFGEGYLAGRNQKPFGRVYKVLKFSQQIITTVIVLIIFIFFIATTEGSMFKMKLGNKSQVDPEEINVKFNDVKGVEDAKSELMDVVEFLRNPDKFSALGGKLPKGVLLVGPPGTGKTLLARAVAGEAGVPFFYAAGPEFDEIFVGQGARRVRDLFKAAKEHAPCVIFIDEIDSVGAKRTNSVIHPHANQTINQLLSEMDGFHRNEGVIVIGATNRRQDLDKALLRPGRFDSEVTVKAPDLMERKEIIDLYLGKVLTRDVNAELLAKRTIGFTGADIENMINQAALRAAIEGAEYVTMDHLERAKDKVIMGPEGKKKILDEQENRLTAYHEGGHALVSYFTKDAVPLHKVTILPRGQALGYTQSLPNKDTHLMTKAQMLASMDVSMGGRAAEELIFGQDQVTSGASSDFVNATAIAEEMVRVYGMSEKFGFRVIRYPGEEGGIDYSASTKELIDNEVRRLLQESYDRAKAILKNHSKEHKLLAEALLKYETLDAEDVKTLVSGKKLRHETANDVNRTVVDVPNNIM
- the LOC100122938 gene encoding ATP-dependent zinc metalloprotease YME1L isoform X1; translation: MISLQSHNQVLYHLTQFTSAITPRSATPLSAQVKQKNDSINKKTEDILCQSSFSEAVKSCNELALDKLNIQNLITPLRISRNDVWDILEQLSKTESSEIGRKNNKWKVSYVSGSSFAENKRGLSTSQLSDSNQLKTVYFFIKPQRRFLRKFCSLTIHPNSAAQVRYFKTDRSIKAELDRNPTLSTRIRKWIGLNTQSDSKLGELSGDEAISNAANREYRDIEKLSKLLGDKYAKLDEPQRIKVAFGEGYLAGRNQKPFGRVYKVLKFSQQIITTVIVLIIFIFFIGAYKSTTEGSMFKMKLGNKSQVDPEEINVKFNDVKGVEDAKSELMDVVEFLRNPDKFSALGGKLPKGVLLVGPPGTGKTLLARAVAGEAGVPFFYAAGPEFDEIFVGQGARRVRDLFKAAKEHAPCVIFIDEIDSVGAKRTNSVIHPHANQTINQLLSEMDGFHRNEGVIVIGATNRRQDLDKALLRPGRFDSEVTVKAPDLMERKEIIDLYLGKVLTRDVNAELLAKRTIGFTGADIENMINQAALRAAIEGAEYVTMDHLERAKDKVIMGPEGKKKILDEQENRLTAYHEGGHALVSYFTKDAVPLHKVTILPRGQALGYTQSLPNKDTHLMTKAQMLASMDVSMGGRAAEELIFGQDQVTSGASSDFVNATAIAEEMVRVYGMSEKFGFRVIRYPGEEGGIDYSASTKELIDNEVRRLLQESYDRAKAILKNHSKEHKLLAEALLKYETLDAEDVKTLVSGKKLRHETANDVNRTVVDVPNNIM